The DNA segment CCATGACCACTTTAGAAATGACAAAGTATATCGTTGAAACACCTCTCTCTCTTCTAGCTCATATTGTCACTGAACGTCACTTTCGGTTTGTGGGCCACATTCTCCACGTGCCTCCAGAACATCTATCAATAGTGGCCATGCTGCAGACACCAGTGCATGAGAAACAGAAGCAAGAGTGACTGAGGCAAACATGGTGGCACACCTTTCTCGAAGACCTTCATTAAGTCAACTTGGCATGGGACGAAACCGAGGCTGCTTCTATTGACTGGGCTCAATGGCCGTCTAGCACAGAAGGAACTAAATCTAGGTTAAGAGTAATAATGTAGTGGCTTGGGTTTGCTGTATGACATGATTGGAAAAGCATGGATACTCTCAGTGGAAGGAAGAAGGCTGAGTGGACAGAAGAAGCTTAGTCGGTAAGAGATTTGAACGTGGTGAGTGTGAAGGCAGTGGATGCTACAGAAAGGGGATCCTAATGGCTGACCCCTAACACTTGGTAAGTGGTCTGCAAGTAAATGAAGATGGTAGCTGCTATAAGaatgacacattttaaattaCAGTGGTGCCTCGCATAAAGAACGCCTCGCACAGCGAACGCTGCACACAACGAACTTCATTTCATGATTCATACAACGAACTTCGTTTCACACAACGAAGtcgcccgagcttccacgaccGCTTTGCCCGAGCTTCCACGACTGCTTCGCCCGAGCTTCCACGATCGCTGCCGATGTATTGCATCCTTCCGCGCAGGCACTGCAGGCAGTCGTTAGTCACTGCGCTTAACTTAAGCACGTATCGCGGCAATCTTTCTTCATTACAAATTAAATCACGCACGTATCACGGCAGTCGtccttttaagttaaactcaatattttttttatatcatggcttctaaaaaaagcaggaaggtgatttctgttgaaatgaaacaggAAATAATTAGAAGGAGTGAATGTGGGGTAAAACAGTGTGACCTCGTCAAAGAGTTTGGCCTCAGCAAGAccaccattttcaccattttgacaAATAAGGATGCAATCAAATCAGCCAAAGTAGCCAAAGGAGTATCaaaactatttcatgaaaaacataGGTCTTCAATCCACGAGGAAATGGAGAGGCTATTAGCGATTTGGATTaaggacaggcaggtgaaaggTGACGTAACAACCCAAGATATTATCTGTCACAAAGCCAAGAGAATTTATGACGATCTAAAGAAAAACGTCCCTGGAAGTAGCAGCAATCAAGATAATGAAGAAGAATTCAAAGCCAGCAGGGGGTGGTTTTTTAGATTTAAGAAAAGGTGTGGAATCCACAGCGTTACTATGCATGGTGAGGCTGGCAGTGCTgacaagaaagaagcagaaaagttctctattaactttcaaaaatgtattaaggatGAAGGATACTGCCCACAACAAGTGTTCAATGCCGATGAAATGGGTCTTTTCTGGAAAAGAATGCCGAGCAGAACCTTCAttacaaaagaggagaagaaattGCCAGGACACAAAGCCATGAAGGACAGACTTACCCTTATGTTTTCGTCTAATGCCAGCGGAGACCTCAAGATCAAACCTCTATTGGTTTATCACTCTGAAAATCCcagaattttcaagaaaaataacgtTATTAAGTCCAAAGTGCCCGTCCATTGGAAGTCCAATCAAAAAGCCTGGGTGACCCAAGTTATCTTCAACGAATGGATTCTGGAAACCTTTGCTCCTGCCGTGAAGAAATTCTTGCTGGAAAAAGAACTGCCGCTCAAAGCCCTTCTGATACTTGACAATGCCCCTTCTCACTCAAAAGACCTAGAGGAAATATTGCAGGAAAATTATCCTTTTATCAAGGTGCAGTATTTGCCACCAAACACCACATCCATTCTTCAGCCAATGGATCAGCAAGTTATTGCGAACTTTAAAAAACTCTACACTAGAGCCCTCTTTAATAAGGTGTTTGAAGAATGCGAGTTTGGTGGAGACAATATGACTGTCCGAAAGTTTTGGAAGGAGAAATTTGATGTCCTTATGGCAATACGACTTATACAGAAGGCCTGGGAAGAAGTGTCACAAAGGACcctcatttctgcttggaagaTGCTTGTGCCTTCGTGGACCCAGGAAGAAGCAGTAGTTGATGACACAGAAGTGGTGAAGGACATCATCACAGTGGCCCAAAGGTTGGAATTAGAGGTAGAGGAAGAGGATGTAGAGGAGCTTATTGAGGAAC comes from the Erpetoichthys calabaricus chromosome 4, fErpCal1.3, whole genome shotgun sequence genome and includes:
- the LOC114651196 gene encoding tigger transposable element-derived protein 1-like, with product MKQEIIRRSECGVKQCDLVKEFGLSKTTIFTILTNKDAIKSAKVAKGVSKLFHEKHRSSIHEEMERLLAIWIKDRQVKGDVTTQDIICHKAKRIYDDLKKNVPGSSSNQDNEEEFKASRGWFFRFKKRCGIHSDEGYCPQQVFNADEMGLFWKRMPSRTFITKEEKKLPGHKAMKDRLTLMFSSNASGDLKIKPLLVYHSENPRIFKKNNVIKSKVPVHWKSNQKAWVTQVIFNEWILETFAPAVKKFLLEKELPLKALLILDNAPSHSKDLEEILQENYPFIKVQYLPPNTTSILQPMDQQVIANFKKLYTRALFNKVFEECEFGGDNMTVRKFWKEKFDVLMAIRLIQKAWEEVSQRTLISAWKMLVPSWTQEEAVVDDTEVVKDIITVAQRLELEVEEEDVEELIEEHEEELTTEELQALLVQQQDNAQREASSDNEEQQSNNQPIPTADIKNILVKWKAVQEFTNAHYPDSAEANRINDLYSDTLVRYFRQICSIILKDLLPFMIWHILTFFPSSYFIYDDLRSLQQPTTTTGACWTFAQ